One region of Drosophila kikkawai strain 14028-0561.14 chromosome 2R, DkikHiC1v2, whole genome shotgun sequence genomic DNA includes:
- the LOC108076821 gene encoding bomanin Short 2 — MCGWPRASVQANQLRRAFSNQAGISPRLNMKFFSVVTVFVFGLLALANAVPLSPDPGNVVINGDCKYCNVHGGK; from the exons ATGTGCGGCTGGCCAAGAGCATCAGTTCAAGCCAATCAATTGCGAAGAGCATTTAGCAACCAAGCCGGAATAAGTCCCAGACTCAATATGAAGTTCTTCTCCGTTGTCACCGTCTTCGTTTTCGGTCTGCTGGCCCTGGCCAACG CTGTTCCCCTGTCGCCCGATCCCGGAAATGTGGTCATCAATGGCGACTGCAAGTACTGCAATGTGCATGGTGGCAAGTAG
- the LOC108076820 gene encoding bomanin Short 2-like: MSGWSRASVQANQLRRAFSNQAGINPRLNMKFFSVVTVFVLGLLALANAVPLSPDPGNVIINGDCKYCNVHGGK, translated from the exons ATGAGCGGCTGGTCGAGAGCATCAGTTCAAGCCAATCAATTGCGCAGAGCATTTAGCAACCAAGCCGGAATAAATCCCAGACTCAATATGAAATTCTTCTCCGTTGTTACCGTCTTCGTTCTCGGTCTGCTGGCCCTGGCCAACG CTGTTCCTCTGTCGCCCGATCCCGGAAATGTGATCATCAACGGCGACTGCAAGTACTGCAATGTGCACGGCGGCAAGTAG
- the LOC108076822 gene encoding bomanin Short 3 gives MKFLSLAFVLGLVALASATPLNPGNVIINGDCRVCNVRA, from the exons ATGAAATTCCTGTCGCTCGCCTTCGTCTTGGGTCTGGTTGCCCTCGCCAGCG CCACTCCCCTGAATCCCGGCAATGTCATCATCAACGGCGACTGCCGCGTCTGCAATGTGCGAGCCTAG
- the BomT2 gene encoding bomanin Tailed 2, producing the protein MKPLQIASAVILLLCLLSAVNATPGKVYINGECIDCNKPDDDKNIIMGPGKKSGSMSYTLTSGAMAFGILYHLFSLIHI; encoded by the exons ATGAAACCTCTCCAAATCGCCTCGGCAGTGATACTGCTGCTTTGTTTACTGTCTGCGGTTAACG CCACCCCGGGCAAGGTGTATATTAATGGAGAGTGCATTGACTGCAACAAGCCCGATGATGACAAGAACATAATTATGGGTCCTGGAAAAAAATCGGGCTCCATGTCGTACACTTTAACATCTGGAGCAATGGCATTTGGAATTTTATATCATTTGTTTAGtttaattcatatttaa
- the LOC108076823 gene encoding bomanin Short 5-like produces the protein MKLISLIFALGFLALASASPLVPGDVVINGDCRSCNVHGG, from the exons ATGAAGTTAATTTCCTTGATTTTTGCCTTAGGGTTTTTGGCCCTGGCCAGTG ccTCTCCGCTGGTTCCTGGTGACGTTGTTATAAATGGAGATTGCCGAAGCTGTAATGTCCATGGAggttaa
- the LOC108076581 gene encoding bomanin Short 3-like, producing the protein MLINLTSLGYKSYLFASIGKLVAHFNRNMKLLSVAFLLGLLALASATPLNPGNVIINGDCRVCNVRGD; encoded by the exons ATGCTAATCAATTTGACTTCTCTGGGCTATAAAAGCTACCTGTTCGCATCGATTGGCAAATTAGTCGCTCATTTCAATCGCAATATGAAGCTGCTTTCGGTTGCCTTTCTGCTCGGCCTTCTGGCTTTGGCCAGCG CCACTCCTTTGAATCCCGGCAATGTGATCATCAACGGCGATTGCAGAGTTTGCAATGTTCGAGGCgactaa
- the Idgf5 gene encoding chitinase-like protein Idgf5, protein MLFTKKPYVGLLLCSLLAIFQTISGEVGKMVCFYDTPRLAPNSPAPITLAELEPALNFCNFLVYGYAGIDPENFKIISFDLPSGNHINDLRKKFPHVRFLLSVGGDRDINGEGVPDTGKYLSLLEQPEHRSNFRASVISELNKFGFDGIDLAWQFPKNKPKLQQGILKRAWGKFRGWFSSTSVDEKAAEHKEQFAALMGELRTDIHRAGKMLSLTMLPHVSAELFIDIPVALMYADFVNLATYDFQTPERDPKVADLPAPLQAMYERDPSHNVQYQVQYWLNATAERDFNKLHIGVTSYGRSWVMTRNSGITGYPPIPEADGPAPAGSAAGILSWPEICELLQQQPTDRETPHLRKVGDPTKRYGVYAYRAADDKGENGLWVGYEDPTTAANKAAFARAHGLGGVAFHDLTMDDVRGQCAGEKYPILRSIKYKL, encoded by the exons ATGTTGTTTACTAAAAAACCCTATGTGGGTTTGCTGCTCTGCAGCTTGTTGGCCATTTTCCAAACAATTTCCGGGGAAGTGGGAAAGATGGTCTGCTTCTATGATACACCAAGATTGGCACCCAATA GCCCCGCACCAATCACACTGGCAGAACTGGAGCCCGCTTTGAATTTTTGCAACTTTTTGGTCTACGGTTATGCGGGAATCGATCCagagaattttaaaattatatccTTTGATCTGCCCAGTGGGAACCACATCAACGATCTACGCAAGAAATTCCCCCATGTTCGGTTCCTGCTCTCCGTTGGCGGTGATCGCGACATAAACGGCGAAGGGGTGCCCGATACTGGTAAGTATCTAAGTTTGCTGGAACAGCCAGAGCATAGGAGCAACTTCAGGGCAAGCGTTATATCGGAGCTCAATAAATTCGGATTCGATGGCATCGATCTGGCCTGGCAATTTCCCAAGAACAAACCCAAGTTGCAGCAGGGAATCCTGAAGAGGGCCTGGGGCAAGTTTCGTGGCTGGTTTAGTTCCACCTCAGTGGATGAAAAGGCCGCAGAGCACAAGGAGCAGTTTGCGGCTTTAATGGGAGAGCTGAGAACAGATATCCACCGAGCTGGCAAAATGCTCAGCCTCACCATGCTGCCGCATGTCTCTGCCGAAC TTTTTATTGATATCCCAGTTGCGCTGATGTATGCGGACTTTGTCAACCTGGCCACCTATGACTTCCAGACCCCGGAACGAGATCCCAAGGTGGCTGATCTTCCAGCACCCCTCCAAGCCATGTATGAGCGGGATCCCAGTCACAATGTCCAGTACCAGGTCCAGTATTGGTTGAATGCAACAGCGGAGAGGGACTTCAATAAGCTGCATATTGGGGTGACCAGTTATGGGCGTTCCTGGGTTATGACCAGGAACTCTGGCATCACAGGCTATCCGCCCATACCCGAGGCAGATGGCCCGGCACCGGCGGGCAGTGCAGCCGGTATACTCAGTTGGCCGGAGATATGCGAGCTGCTACAGCAACAGCCTACGGATAGGGAGACACCGCATCTGCGCAAGGTGGGGGATCCGACCAAGAGGTATGGCGTCTATGCCTATCGAGCGGCGGATGACAAGGGCGAGAATGGCCTCTGGGTGGGCTACGAGGATCCCACAACGGCGGCCAACAAAGCTGCGTTTGCTCGAGCTCATGGCTTAGGGGGTGTGGCCTTCCACGACCTGACTATGGATGATGTACGCGGTCAGTGTGCAGGCGAAAAGTATCCCATTTTACGCAGCATTAAATATAAGCTGTAG